A region of Neovison vison isolate M4711 chromosome 7, ASM_NN_V1, whole genome shotgun sequence DNA encodes the following proteins:
- the ZNF584 gene encoding zinc finger protein 584 isoform X2, which produces MSALRTFCRAGRPGLSGQRQHTPSRGFAPSRSHVVAQLESEEELWVPNIVDLTLGSRTESRRGPVPGRPCRLEDEEASPEQMKNYGVCLSERPLRCEESGNDVPATVGLLQHQAAHSKEKLHKSTKPGEAFHVSFSCQKQQGLHTTQKAFKCSVCGKAFLKAFALLDHLITHPKERPFRCLKGGNAPKEKSTHDKYQKIHTAETSHMCNECGKVFSYPSKLRKHQKVHTGIKPFKCEECGKTFNRKDALVLHQRIHTGERPYECSECGKTFSVLSTLIRHRKVHIGERPYECRECGKFFKYNHSFILHQRVHTGERPYECKQCGKTYVTRSGLYQHWKVHTGERPYECSLCGKTFTTRSYRNRHQQFHTEERSYECTECGKAFKHSSTLLQHKKVHTGERP; this is translated from the exons GATTTGCACCTTCAAGGTCCCATGTGGTTGCCCAACTGGAAAGTGAAGAAGAGCTCTGGGTGCCCAACATAGTGGACTTGACTCTAGGCAGCAGAACAGAGTCCAGGAGGGGTCCTGTTCCTG GTCGTCCATGTAGACTGGAGGACGAGGAAGCCTCTCCAGAGCAGATGAAGAACTACGGAGTTTGCCTGTCGGAGAGGCCCTTGCGGTGTGAGGAGTCTGGAAACGATGTCCCAGCCACCGTGGGCCTCCTCCAGCACCAGGCTGCCCACAGCAAGGAGAAGCTACACAAGAGCACCAAGCCTGGGGAGGCCTTCCACGTCAGCTTCAGTTGCCAGAAGCAGCAGGGACTCCATACCACACAGAAGGCCTTCAAGTGCAGTGTCTGTGGGAAAGCCTTCCTAAAGGCATTTGCACTCCTCGACCACCTGATAACTCACCCCAAAGAGAGACCCTTTAGATGCCTGAAAGGTGGAAATGCCCCCAAGGAGAAATCTACCCAtgataaataccaaaaaattcACACTGCAGAAACATCCCATATGTGTAATGAGTGTGGAAAGGTTTTCAGTTATCCATCTAAACTGAGGAAGCACCAGAAGGTTCACACAGGCATAAAACCTTTCAAGTGTGAGGAGTGTGGCAAAACTTTCAATCGCAAAGATGCACTTGTTCTgcaccagagaattcacactggagaaaggccttatgagtgcagcgaatgtgggaaaaccttcagcGTTCTGTCTACTCTCATTCGGCACCGGAAAGTTCACATTGGAGAAAGGCCCTATGAGTGCAGGGAATGTGGGAAGTTCTTTAAATACAACCATAGCTTCATTCTTCACCAGAGAGTTCATACTGGAGAAAGGCCTTATGAGTGTAAGCAATGTGGGAAGACTTACGTGACCCGCTCTGGCCTGTATCAGCACTGGAAAGTTCACACTGGAGAACGGCCCTATGAGTGCAGCCTGTGTGGGAAGACCTTCACCACGAGGTCCTACCGCAATCGGCACCAGCAGTTCCACACTGAAGAGAGATCCTATGAATGTacagaatgtgggaaagccttcaaaCATAGTTCTACCCTCCTTCAGCACAAGAAAGTCCACACTGGAGAAAGGCCATAA
- the ZNF584 gene encoding zinc finger protein 584 isoform X1 gives MLRPQLPTAVEARGLVTFEDVAVYFSREEWGLLNLTQRSLYRDVMLENFALIGSLGFAPSRSHVVAQLESEEELWVPNIVDLTLGSRTESRRGPVPGRPCRLEDEEASPEQMKNYGVCLSERPLRCEESGNDVPATVGLLQHQAAHSKEKLHKSTKPGEAFHVSFSCQKQQGLHTTQKAFKCSVCGKAFLKAFALLDHLITHPKERPFRCLKGGNAPKEKSTHDKYQKIHTAETSHMCNECGKVFSYPSKLRKHQKVHTGIKPFKCEECGKTFNRKDALVLHQRIHTGERPYECSECGKTFSVLSTLIRHRKVHIGERPYECRECGKFFKYNHSFILHQRVHTGERPYECKQCGKTYVTRSGLYQHWKVHTGERPYECSLCGKTFTTRSYRNRHQQFHTEERSYECTECGKAFKHSSTLLQHKKVHTGERP, from the exons GGCTTGGTGACCTTTGAGGATGTGGCTGTCTATTTCTCCAGGGAAGAGTGGGGTCTCCTTAATCTGACTCAGAGGAGCCTGTACCGTGATGTGATGCTAGAGAACTTTGCACTTATTGGCTCGTTGG GATTTGCACCTTCAAGGTCCCATGTGGTTGCCCAACTGGAAAGTGAAGAAGAGCTCTGGGTGCCCAACATAGTGGACTTGACTCTAGGCAGCAGAACAGAGTCCAGGAGGGGTCCTGTTCCTG GTCGTCCATGTAGACTGGAGGACGAGGAAGCCTCTCCAGAGCAGATGAAGAACTACGGAGTTTGCCTGTCGGAGAGGCCCTTGCGGTGTGAGGAGTCTGGAAACGATGTCCCAGCCACCGTGGGCCTCCTCCAGCACCAGGCTGCCCACAGCAAGGAGAAGCTACACAAGAGCACCAAGCCTGGGGAGGCCTTCCACGTCAGCTTCAGTTGCCAGAAGCAGCAGGGACTCCATACCACACAGAAGGCCTTCAAGTGCAGTGTCTGTGGGAAAGCCTTCCTAAAGGCATTTGCACTCCTCGACCACCTGATAACTCACCCCAAAGAGAGACCCTTTAGATGCCTGAAAGGTGGAAATGCCCCCAAGGAGAAATCTACCCAtgataaataccaaaaaattcACACTGCAGAAACATCCCATATGTGTAATGAGTGTGGAAAGGTTTTCAGTTATCCATCTAAACTGAGGAAGCACCAGAAGGTTCACACAGGCATAAAACCTTTCAAGTGTGAGGAGTGTGGCAAAACTTTCAATCGCAAAGATGCACTTGTTCTgcaccagagaattcacactggagaaaggccttatgagtgcagcgaatgtgggaaaaccttcagcGTTCTGTCTACTCTCATTCGGCACCGGAAAGTTCACATTGGAGAAAGGCCCTATGAGTGCAGGGAATGTGGGAAGTTCTTTAAATACAACCATAGCTTCATTCTTCACCAGAGAGTTCATACTGGAGAAAGGCCTTATGAGTGTAAGCAATGTGGGAAGACTTACGTGACCCGCTCTGGCCTGTATCAGCACTGGAAAGTTCACACTGGAGAACGGCCCTATGAGTGCAGCCTGTGTGGGAAGACCTTCACCACGAGGTCCTACCGCAATCGGCACCAGCAGTTCCACACTGAAGAGAGATCCTATGAATGTacagaatgtgggaaagccttcaaaCATAGTTCTACCCTCCTTCAGCACAAGAAAGTCCACACTGGAGAAAGGCCATAA